A single Leptolyngbya ohadii IS1 DNA region contains:
- a CDS encoding P-loop NTPase family protein yields MVSQLEVPARDGNHSLPHTVEGLVQVFTCPHRSFFTSVMAQALRIAGQGTPVLIVQFLKGGIGQGYQRPVQLGQHLDWVRCDLPRCIDTPDLEETEIAALRELWDHTRSIVSQGKYSLVVLDELSLAINFGLISEAEVLEFLESRPMQVDVILTGPDMPAALLDQADQITELRRTHRP; encoded by the coding sequence ATGGTTTCCCAACTTGAAGTACCCGCCCGCGATGGCAATCATTCCCTGCCCCACACGGTTGAAGGACTGGTTCAGGTGTTTACCTGCCCTCACCGCAGCTTTTTTACCAGTGTGATGGCGCAGGCGCTGCGGATTGCTGGACAGGGAACGCCTGTCTTGATTGTGCAGTTTCTCAAAGGCGGCATTGGGCAGGGCTATCAGCGTCCGGTTCAGCTTGGGCAGCATCTCGATTGGGTTCGGTGCGATTTGCCCCGCTGTATCGATACACCCGATCTGGAAGAAACAGAAATTGCGGCGCTACGCGAGCTGTGGGATCATACGCGATCGATCGTTTCTCAGGGCAAATATTCCCTCGTGGTGCTGGACGAACTGAGCTTGGCAATTAATTTTGGTTTAATTTCCGAAGCAGAAGTGCTGGAGTTTCTAGAAAGTCGCCCCATGCAGGTCGATGTAATTTTGACGGGTCCAGATATGCCAGCTGCATTGCTCGATCAGGCAGACCAGATTACGGAACTGCGGCGTACCCATCGTCCCTAG
- the crcB gene encoding fluoride efflux transporter CrcB has product MAWLRGGKYVLQAMVLSPEGNLRVPIAIGLGAIAGALSRYYLSLGINQWLGTVFPFATFFINLSGAFVMGFFTSMAIARNVISPDIRLIIAVGFLGSYTTFSTYTLDLERLIETGNWQSATLYWIGSTVLGVLSLELGRYIAQKLP; this is encoded by the coding sequence ATGGCTTGGCTGCGGGGAGGAAAGTATGTCTTGCAGGCAATGGTGCTTTCTCCTGAAGGAAATTTACGAGTCCCGATCGCAATTGGACTAGGGGCGATCGCTGGCGCATTAAGCCGCTATTATCTGTCGCTTGGCATTAATCAATGGCTGGGAACAGTCTTTCCCTTCGCCACATTTTTCATCAATTTGTCCGGTGCATTTGTGATGGGCTTTTTTACCAGCATGGCGATCGCCCGCAATGTCATCTCTCCCGATATTCGTCTCATTATCGCTGTCGGTTTCCTGGGGTCATACACCACTTTTTCAACCTACACCCTAGATTTAGAGCGTCTCATCGAAACCGGAAATTGGCAGTCCGCTACCCTCTACTGGATCGGCAGCACGGTGCTGGGTGTTCTCAGCCTGGAGCTAGGACGCTATATAGCCCAAAAGTTGCCTTGA
- the pgm gene encoding phosphoglucomutase (alpha-D-glucose-1,6-bisphosphate-dependent) produces MQTVDAKNSPLAGQPVPPDKVMDVEQLLNQYYTVQPDASNPLQQVSFGTSGHRGTSASGTFNEAHILAVSQAVVEYRQQQGIDGPLYMGMDSHALSAPAQKTALEVLAAHGVEVLIAAGEGNAQYTPTPVVSHAILAYNKGKTSGLSDGIIITPSHNPPTDGGFKYNPPTGGPAEPEATKWIQNRANELMKNHNRDVQRMAYEAALQASTTHKFDYITPYVADLENIVDLEAIRSSGIRIGADPLGGSNVAYWEPIAERYGLDITVVNPNIDPTFRFMTLDWDGKIRMDCSSPYAMASLVKLKDDYDIAFGNDTDSDRHGIVTRSVGLMNPNHFLSVAIWYLFTQRSGWSSKSAIGKTLVSSSMIDRVAKEIGRSVCEVPVGFKWFVEGLLDGSFGFGGEESAGASFLRKDGTVWTTDKDGIIMDLLAAEITAKTGRDPGQHYQDLTARLGTAYYTRIDSPATPEQKARLSKLSPDDVKAATLAGEPIVAKLTNAPGNGAAIGGLKVVTENGWFAARPSGTENVYKLYAESFKSQEHLGQILQEAGEIVSG; encoded by the coding sequence ATGCAAACTGTGGACGCAAAAAATAGCCCCCTTGCCGGACAACCTGTACCACCCGATAAGGTGATGGATGTAGAGCAGCTGCTCAACCAGTACTACACCGTTCAGCCGGACGCCAGCAATCCCCTTCAGCAGGTTAGTTTCGGTACGTCGGGGCACCGGGGCACCTCGGCAAGCGGCACATTTAACGAGGCGCACATTCTCGCAGTGTCGCAGGCGGTCGTGGAATATCGGCAGCAGCAGGGCATTGATGGTCCGCTCTACATGGGAATGGATAGCCACGCGCTTTCCGCTCCGGCTCAGAAGACGGCTCTGGAGGTGCTGGCAGCTCATGGGGTTGAGGTGCTGATTGCCGCAGGCGAAGGCAATGCCCAGTACACTCCCACACCCGTCGTCTCCCACGCCATCCTGGCTTATAACAAGGGAAAAACCAGCGGACTCTCAGACGGTATTATCATCACGCCTTCCCACAACCCGCCGACGGACGGAGGCTTTAAGTACAATCCGCCCACCGGAGGTCCGGCAGAGCCAGAGGCGACCAAATGGATTCAGAATCGGGCAAACGAACTGATGAAGAATCACAATCGCGATGTGCAGCGCATGGCATACGAAGCCGCCCTCCAAGCCAGCACCACCCACAAATTTGACTACATTACGCCCTACGTCGCCGACCTGGAAAACATTGTGGATCTGGAGGCAATCCGATCGTCCGGAATCCGCATTGGGGCAGACCCGCTGGGCGGCTCGAACGTAGCCTACTGGGAGCCGATCGCCGAGCGCTATGGGCTGGACATCACCGTGGTCAATCCTAATATCGATCCCACTTTCCGCTTCATGACGCTGGACTGGGACGGCAAAATTCGCATGGACTGCTCCTCGCCCTACGCGATGGCAAGCCTGGTCAAACTGAAGGACGACTACGATATCGCCTTTGGCAATGACACCGACTCCGATCGCCACGGCATTGTCACCCGCAGCGTGGGCTTAATGAACCCCAATCATTTTCTCTCGGTCGCCATCTGGTATCTGTTCACCCAGAGAAGCGGCTGGTCGTCCAAGAGCGCGATCGGCAAAACCCTGGTCAGCAGCAGCATGATCGATCGGGTGGCAAAGGAAATCGGGCGATCGGTGTGCGAAGTGCCCGTGGGCTTCAAATGGTTTGTGGAAGGCTTACTTGACGGCTCCTTTGGCTTTGGCGGCGAAGAAAGTGCGGGAGCGTCCTTCCTGCGAAAAGATGGCACCGTCTGGACGACCGACAAGGACGGTATCATCATGGATTTGCTGGCAGCCGAAATTACCGCCAAAACGGGCAGAGACCCCGGACAGCACTACCAGGATCTCACTGCACGGCTGGGCACCGCCTACTACACCCGCATCGACTCTCCCGCCACCCCGGAACAAAAAGCCCGCCTCAGCAAACTTTCCCCCGACGACGTAAAAGCTGCCACCCTCGCAGGCGAACCCATTGTCGCCAAACTTACCAACGCTCCCGGAAATGGTGCGGCGATCGGCGGTCTCAAGGTTGTGACAGAAAATGGCTGGTTTGCAGCCCGTCCCTCCGGCACCGAAAACGTCTACAAACTCTACGCCGAAAGCTTCAAGAGCCAGGAGCATCTAGGGCAGATTTTGCAGGAAGCGGGGGAGATTGTGAGTGGATGA
- a CDS encoding AraC family transcriptional regulator, whose translation MAHLQKTVRKTARKTAQETVKFWRDPALDNLEMLRANYVTHAFSRHTHEGYAIGVIERGVEEFNYQGATHQAPAGSVVVIHPGEVHTGHAGEPEGWAYRMLYPEVSLMQKAAAEFAGQFPEVPYFPNPVIDDPQLAAQLRQLHLAIEQSSSVLERESRFLWVFAQMIVRHADICPRFTAIGNEAQIVRQVQDYLKVNYMNSITLEELAQLVSLKPLRLLRLFRKHVGLPPHVYLVQTRVISAKVLLQSGMPLTQVAIDTGFTDQSHLNRHFKRLTGVTPKQYAIGCKNVQDLRAADS comes from the coding sequence ATGGCGCATCTTCAGAAAACAGTTCGGAAAACTGCCCGGAAAACTGCCCAAGAAACGGTTAAGTTTTGGCGCGATCCGGCATTGGACAATCTGGAGATGCTGCGAGCGAACTATGTCACCCATGCTTTCTCGCGTCACACCCACGAAGGCTATGCGATCGGCGTCATCGAGCGGGGCGTTGAGGAATTCAATTACCAGGGCGCAACCCATCAAGCCCCAGCGGGCAGCGTAGTCGTCATCCATCCCGGCGAAGTGCATACCGGACATGCAGGAGAGCCAGAAGGCTGGGCATACCGGATGCTGTATCCAGAAGTGTCTCTGATGCAGAAAGCGGCAGCGGAATTCGCAGGTCAATTCCCGGAAGTGCCCTACTTTCCTAACCCGGTGATTGACGATCCTCAGCTTGCAGCCCAGCTGCGTCAGCTTCATCTGGCAATCGAGCAATCCTCCTCTGTGTTAGAGCGGGAATCTCGCTTTCTCTGGGTCTTTGCCCAAATGATTGTTCGACACGCCGATATTTGTCCTCGGTTTACAGCGATCGGCAACGAAGCGCAGATCGTTCGTCAGGTTCAGGACTACCTGAAGGTAAACTATATGAACAGCATTACGCTTGAGGAACTTGCCCAGCTCGTTAGTCTGAAACCGCTGCGGCTGCTGCGTCTGTTTCGCAAGCACGTTGGACTGCCGCCCCATGTTTATCTAGTGCAGACTCGCGTGATCAGCGCAAAAGTTCTATTGCAGTCTGGGATGCCCCTGACACAAGTCGCGATCGACACTGGATTTACCGATCAGAGCCATCTAAATCGCCATTTCAAACGCCTGACGGGAGTAACGCCAAAGCAGTATGCGATCGGCTGCAAAAACGTCCAAGATTTGAGGGCAGCAGATTCCTAG
- the rph gene encoding ribonuclease PH — translation MTWHRPDGRQPDQLRPVRFDRGFTRYAAGSVLAHCGNTQVLCTVTIQPGVPRFLEGTGQGWLTAEYRMLPSATQQRHSREFMKLSGRTQEIQRLIGRSLRAALDMEALGERTLTVDADVLQADAGTRTTAITGGYVALWDAIASLLKSGELERSPIRHQIAAVSVGLLAGQAYLDLNYEEDVAADIDCNVVMNDQMNLIEIQGTAEAGSFSRSQLNQILDAAEKGIGDLMKYQKEALG, via the coding sequence ATGACTTGGCATCGTCCTGACGGTCGGCAACCGGATCAGCTCCGTCCTGTGCGCTTCGATCGCGGCTTTACTCGCTACGCGGCGGGGTCTGTTCTGGCACACTGCGGCAACACTCAGGTGCTTTGCACGGTCACGATTCAGCCAGGGGTTCCCCGGTTTTTAGAAGGGACTGGACAGGGCTGGCTTACGGCAGAATATCGGATGCTTCCCAGCGCTACCCAGCAGCGGCACTCACGGGAATTTATGAAGCTGTCAGGACGCACGCAGGAAATTCAGCGGCTCATCGGGCGCAGTTTGCGGGCAGCCCTGGATATGGAGGCACTGGGCGAAAGAACCCTCACCGTCGATGCGGATGTGCTGCAAGCCGATGCCGGAACCCGAACCACCGCCATTACGGGCGGCTATGTTGCCCTCTGGGATGCGATCGCCTCTCTGCTGAAATCGGGTGAACTGGAGCGATCGCCTATTCGTCATCAAATTGCAGCCGTTTCCGTGGGCTTACTCGCGGGTCAAGCCTATCTAGATCTGAACTACGAGGAGGATGTGGCAGCGGATATTGACTGCAACGTGGTGATGAACGATCAAATGAACCTGATTGAAATTCAAGGCACCGCAGAGGCAGGCAGCTTTAGCCGTAGTCAGTTGAACCAGATTTTGGATGCCGCAGAGAAGGGAATTGGGGATTTGATGAAGTATCAGAAGGAGGCATTGGGGTGA
- a CDS encoding AzlC family ABC transporter permease: protein MVHSTSAAADLPTPQAEFWAGCRAMFPLVVGATPFGILFGTLAVKSGLSIGATLAMSAFVFAGSAQFISLGLLAAGTPLLLILLTTLVVNLRHLLYSISLLPYVGRLPHAWRLAIGFWLTDESFAVAIGRYNQTDRSPYKHWYYLGAALFMYLNWQFWTAIGVWLGQQLPDATQWGLDFAMSVTFIGMVVPYVINLPMLVTVLAAGTTALLTHSLPHQLGLLVAALVGVVAGFTAEQFSHSRSRHQN, encoded by the coding sequence ATGGTTCACTCTACCTCCGCTGCGGCGGATCTGCCAACCCCCCAGGCTGAGTTTTGGGCGGGATGTCGTGCTATGTTTCCGCTGGTCGTCGGCGCAACGCCCTTTGGTATTCTGTTTGGCACGCTGGCAGTTAAAAGCGGACTCTCGATCGGTGCAACTTTGGCAATGTCGGCTTTTGTGTTTGCCGGGTCAGCCCAATTTATTTCTCTAGGACTCCTGGCAGCCGGGACACCCCTACTGCTGATTCTGCTGACTACATTGGTTGTAAATCTGCGGCACTTGCTCTACTCCATCAGTTTGCTGCCCTATGTAGGACGGTTGCCCCATGCGTGGCGGCTGGCGATCGGCTTCTGGCTGACGGATGAATCCTTTGCGGTGGCGATCGGGCGCTATAACCAGACGGATCGATCGCCCTACAAGCACTGGTATTACCTGGGTGCCGCTTTGTTTATGTACCTCAACTGGCAGTTCTGGACGGCGATCGGCGTTTGGCTGGGACAGCAGCTTCCGGATGCAACGCAGTGGGGTCTAGATTTTGCCATGTCGGTCACGTTTATTGGCATGGTTGTTCCCTACGTCATCAATCTACCGATGTTGGTGACTGTTCTGGCAGCAGGTACTACAGCACTGCTTACCCATTCTCTGCCGCATCAATTAGGCTTGCTGGTGGCTGCGCTGGTGGGTGTCGTTGCCGGATTCACGGCAGAACAGTTTTCCCATTCCCGTTCACGTCATCAGAACTGA
- a CDS encoding SGNH/GDSL hydrolase family protein, with translation MSDTVNSRQSSPTAAASNSRYDLFVFGDSLSDTGRFYQATLRTIPVSPPYADGRFSNGPLAVEYLAPELGLNLTSTTNFAIGGAQTGNTNFFDPQSPVPLGGLLTQVADFRNRATTLGADANDLYLVWAGGNDFLNLPANPTPQIIAAAVANAVSNITSAVNSLVQAGARNIVVAQTPNLGRVPQSLNAGLLQPLTNLSIAFNTALANSLNALEQTQSGTNVVLTDLFPLSESVAQSPATFDFTNITTGYVTSATNPTPTNPSADPNGYFFWDQVHPTTRAHQLFANVFEQSVIAGITADLQRVGTAAENRVVGFSGNDSVRGLGGNDLLEGNPGDDILDGGQGNDTLVGGTGNDTLLGRGGRDRLTGIDPTNPLLGRNERDELRGGIDRDLFVLGDQQGVFYNDGANNLRGLKDFGLIGDLQRGDRIQLSGDLQDYAIRRTPRSISSGIGIYLKTSQQQELIGVVSNTTDIAFVTRAIRTVEVPAPIPI, from the coding sequence ATGAGCGATACCGTAAATTCTCGCCAGTCCTCCCCCACTGCGGCTGCCTCCAATTCCCGCTACGACCTGTTTGTGTTTGGTGATAGCCTTTCTGATACCGGCAGATTTTATCAGGCGACACTGAGAACGATTCCCGTCAGTCCTCCCTACGCCGACGGACGATTTTCTAATGGCCCCCTCGCTGTCGAGTATCTGGCACCAGAACTAGGGCTAAACCTGACTTCAACCACAAATTTTGCGATCGGCGGGGCACAAACTGGAAATACGAATTTTTTCGATCCGCAAAGCCCCGTTCCCTTAGGCGGTCTACTCACCCAAGTAGCAGATTTTAGAAATCGGGCAACCACCTTGGGCGCAGATGCCAATGATTTGTACCTCGTTTGGGCAGGCGGCAACGATTTTCTCAACCTCCCTGCCAATCCAACGCCTCAAATTATTGCTGCCGCAGTTGCCAACGCAGTCTCTAACATCACTTCTGCCGTCAACAGTCTGGTGCAAGCCGGGGCAAGAAATATTGTGGTTGCCCAAACCCCAAACCTGGGCAGGGTGCCTCAAAGCCTCAACGCAGGGCTGCTGCAACCGCTAACCAACCTTAGCATTGCCTTTAACACTGCCCTAGCCAATAGCCTTAATGCGCTTGAACAAACGCAAAGCGGCACAAACGTTGTGCTGACTGATCTCTTTCCGCTCTCAGAAAGCGTTGCCCAAAGTCCAGCCACCTTTGACTTTACAAACATCACCACGGGCTATGTCACCAGCGCGACAAATCCCACTCCCACCAATCCCTCAGCCGATCCAAACGGGTATTTCTTCTGGGATCAGGTGCATCCCACAACACGAGCGCATCAGTTGTTTGCCAATGTGTTTGAGCAGTCTGTTATTGCTGGTATCACTGCCGATCTCCAACGAGTGGGAACTGCGGCTGAGAATAGGGTAGTCGGTTTTAGCGGCAATGACTCTGTTCGGGGTCTGGGAGGTAACGATTTGCTGGAGGGCAACCCTGGCGACGATATTCTTGATGGCGGTCAAGGCAACGATACCCTAGTCGGCGGCACAGGCAACGATACGCTATTAGGACGGGGCGGGCGCGATCGCCTCACGGGAATTGACCCCACCAATCCACTGCTGGGACGAAACGAACGGGATGAGCTGCGCGGCGGCATCGATCGCGATTTGTTTGTGCTGGGCGATCAGCAGGGCGTGTTTTACAACGATGGGGCAAACAACCTCAGGGGTCTGAAGGACTTCGGGCTAATCGGCGACTTGCAGCGGGGCGATCGAATTCAGCTTTCAGGCGATTTACAGGACTATGCGATTCGGCGGACTCCCCGGTCAATTTCTTCTGGTATCGGCATCTATCTCAAGACTTCGCAGCAGCAGGAACTCATTGGCGTTGTTTCCAATACAACCGATATTGCCTTTGTGACACGGGCAATTCGTACCGTTGAGGTTCCCGCTCCTATTCCTATCTAG
- a CDS encoding AzlD domain-containing protein: protein MNEFLLIAGMAGITFSIRYLLLGVGGRIRLSEKVIHLLRYVPPAVLTAIVVPAVLMPTGDELMLAPNNARLIGAIVAVVVSYRTQNLLLTIGLGMAAFFLGQWFLQG, encoded by the coding sequence ATGAACGAATTTCTTTTAATTGCCGGCATGGCAGGAATTACCTTTAGCATTCGCTATCTGCTGCTGGGCGTTGGCGGCCGAATTCGCCTTTCCGAAAAAGTGATTCATTTGCTGCGCTACGTTCCTCCAGCCGTGCTGACGGCGATCGTCGTTCCGGCTGTCTTGATGCCGACGGGGGATGAATTAATGCTGGCTCCAAACAATGCTCGCTTAATTGGGGCGATCGTCGCAGTTGTGGTCAGCTATCGAACCCAAAATTTATTGCTGACGATCGGGCTGGGGATGGCAGCGTTTTTCCTGGGGCAGTGGTTTTTACAGGGCTAA
- the crcB gene encoding fluoride efflux transporter CrcB: MFAGSIALPFNLSFNLLNLLGQQHPIAAPIAVSLGAVPGALSRYYVTVLFGRWLGTRFPFGTFFINLSGSLLMGFFATLFIDRVIASSHLQLLITTGFLGAYTTFSTYALDTSILLQNKNYQKALLYGLGSSIFGGICLAIGIAIAHLLSGEGR, from the coding sequence ATGTTTGCGGGTTCGATCGCCTTACCGTTTAACCTATCGTTCAATTTATTAAATCTTCTCGGTCAACAGCATCCGATCGCTGCTCCAATTGCAGTGAGTTTAGGCGCGGTTCCCGGTGCGTTAAGCCGCTACTATGTCACCGTTCTATTCGGTCGATGGTTGGGGACACGATTTCCGTTTGGCACATTTTTTATTAACCTCTCCGGCTCATTGCTGATGGGATTCTTCGCCACATTATTTATCGATCGCGTGATTGCCTCCTCCCATCTTCAGCTTCTCATCACCACCGGATTCCTGGGCGCGTACACAACCTTTTCTACCTACGCCCTCGATACCTCCATACTGCTGCAAAACAAGAACTACCAAAAGGCACTGCTTTACGGATTGGGTAGCTCAATTTTTGGCGGAATCTGTTTAGCAATTGGGATTGCGATCGCCCATTTGTTATCTGGGGAAGGACGCTAA